AAATTAGTCTCGGATATTGGTTATAAAATATCAATGAAATATAGGGATAGGGAAGTTTGTGTCTCCGTGAAATTGTTTAATTGtgaattaaatgttaaatgtacAGATGCttacattttgaatttttaagtaatataGTAATGATGTATTCTGTGAGAATGACAAATTGCAAATATTATAAACGCCCATAAGGTCACACTAAAACGCGCAAAATTCCATAAATTGGCCAAAATCAAACAATGCTTTTCAATTCGAAAACTACAAGATGTCCATGGCTAAATATCTAAACCGCTCGGTGGGAAAAGCTGGCAAGGAAGTGGCCTCGAGGATCTGCACCCTGAAGCCCACAGAACCGGAGCACCATGCCATTCACCTGGTCGCCGGTGAGAACTTCGTGGGACGCAGTCGGGAAAGCGGAATCAGGGACTCCAAGTGCTCAAAGCGGCAAATCCAACTGCAAGTTGATATGAAGAAGGCTGTGGTGGTCCTCAAGGTCCTGGGGGTGAATCCCTGCGGCGTCAATGGTCTGATGGTGATGCAGGACTCGGAATGTGAGCTTAAGCACGGAGATCTGGTGGAGATCGTCTACGGCAGGCATCCTTTCGAGGTGGTTTTCAGTCCTCCACCAACGGATGATAAGCAGGAAGCCACTCCCTCGCCCATATCGTCATCCATTCCAGAGAAATCCGAGAGATGGGACTCGGCTGGCAGCGGCAAACTGGTAATCTTCACCAGCGCCGGCGTGAGAGCCTCCGAAAAGATAGCTGGCTACGATATGGATGGCACCATCATTAAAACGAAATCGGGACTGGTTTTCCCCAAAAACACCGACGACTGGCAGATTATATTCCCCGAAGTCCCGGAGAAGCTGAAGAATCTCCACAAGGATGGCTTCAAGATCTGTTTCTTTACCAACCAGGGAGGAATTGCTCGCGGCAAAGTCAGCCTAGATGATTTTAAGGTCAAGGTCAAGCAAATTGTGGCTAAGATAGGAGTTCCCATCCAAGTGTTCATAGCCATAGGCGATGGATTCTACCGGAAACCACTGACTGGAATGTGGCAGCACCTGAAGAGCGAAATGAACGAGGCCGTTGAGATCCAGGAAGATCGCTCTTTCTTCGTGGGCGATGCAGCTGGACGACCGGAGACGGGCAAGGGAGTCACCAAGCAGCGCAAGGATCATTCGCTTGCAGACAGGCTCTTTGCCGCCAACATTGGTCTGTCTTTCTACACGCCAGAGGTTCATTTCCTGGGCAAACGAGTGGAGCAGTGGAACAAGCCGGACTTTGATCCCACTAGCGTTCAGAATGAAGTACCTCTCTTCGATCCAGACGATGTGACCTTCGAGGACCACCCCTGTGAAATGATAATCATGGTTGGCTTGCCGGGTTCGGGAAAGAGCCACTTTTGTGCCGCCTTCTTGAAATCGCGTGGCTACAAGATGGCCAATGCAGACACCTTGGGGAGCACTCAAAGCTGCCTGACTGCCTGCAAACGTTTCCTGGACTCCGGACAATCCTGTGTGGTGGACAACACGAATGTGGATGCGGCTTCTCGCAAAAAATTCCTGCAGCTGGCCAGCGAAATGAAGATTCCCTGTCGCTGTCTTGTGATGAATGTGCCAGTGGCTCAAGTCAAGCACAACATAGCCTTCCGGGAGTTATCAGACTCTACGCACTCCAAGATCAAGGACATGGTCTTCAACATGATGAAGAAGAAATACCAGGAGCCCTCTCTAGATGAAGGATTCAAATCCATTCACAAGGTGAACTTTAAGCCAGAGTTTGCCGACGAAAAGCAGGAGAAGCTATACAAAATGTACTTGCTGGA
This portion of the Drosophila takahashii strain IR98-3 E-12201 chromosome 3R, DtakHiC1v2, whole genome shotgun sequence genome encodes:
- the LOC108064928 gene encoding uncharacterized protein F21D5.5; this encodes MSMAKYLNRSVGKAGKEVASRICTLKPTEPEHHAIHLVAGENFVGRSRESGIRDSKCSKRQIQLQVDMKKAVVVLKVLGVNPCGVNGLMVMQDSECELKHGDLVEIVYGRHPFEVVFSPPPTDDKQEATPSPISSSIPEKSERWDSAGSGKLVIFTSAGVRASEKIAGYDMDGTIIKTKSGLVFPKNTDDWQIIFPEVPEKLKNLHKDGFKICFFTNQGGIARGKVSLDDFKVKVKQIVAKIGVPIQVFIAIGDGFYRKPLTGMWQHLKSEMNEAVEIQEDRSFFVGDAAGRPETGKGVTKQRKDHSLADRLFAANIGLSFYTPEVHFLGKRVEQWNKPDFDPTSVQNEVPLFDPDDVTFEDHPCEMIIMVGLPGSGKSHFCAAFLKSRGYKMANADTLGSTQSCLTACKRFLDSGQSCVVDNTNVDAASRKKFLQLASEMKIPCRCLVMNVPVAQVKHNIAFRELSDSTHSKIKDMVFNMMKKKYQEPSLDEGFKSIHKVNFKPEFADEKQEKLYKMYLLEK